TGTAGCCCTTGTAGCAAGAGGAAGTCCAATTGCCTATTGTACAAATTTCTGAGTCTGAGCATCCAGCAGCTGATGCACAAGTTGCACCGCCTCTACGCAAGCTGTGAAACGAGTATTGTGAAGTGTCTATTCCACAACGCACTAAGAGTTTGTGAAGAATTTTGTCTATGTCTGACTTTGAAAAGGCACAAATCTTTCCCTTACTATCACTAAGACCAAAAGCGGGTTCTCCTGGTAGTGCAGGCAACATTGTTACCATTCTAGAATAAGCCAGTACCGGGCATAGAGTACAATCCTCGACTCTTTTAAGAGGAATCTGgtgaatatttttatgtttttgactAGTTTTTGACCACTGTATATCGATAATTAATCCTTCCTCAGTAATTTGAATATCACCTCTGGTTAACTGCTCCTTAGGGTTAAACGTTGTCCTTGAATTGTTAGCGAATTGTGATTTTCTAAGCATAGCATAAAAGCTTATCATAATAACAGCCCACATCACAGCATCCTGTACACTTGTCATATCTAGGACTTCAAACATGCGGTTCAAATGATATGGTTCAAATGGTAATTTTATATTTGGAATATTAGTATTAAGCTTGTCAATACCTGACAAGGTTAGCCTGAGCGACGGTGAATTAAACTCCTCAGTATCAAAATTTAACAGAATGGCCCACGTTTTAACACCTGATAAGTAATTTCTAACGGATCCACTATTCTTAAAGTTATCTGACAAAAAACACACATATCCGCAGAGTGTCTCTTGATCAACAGGAAATGCTGATCTACAaaatttttcacaaaacaaaagGTATGTATTTAGCTGAGTcctcaaatttttaaaagttcccGGTCTGAAGGCTGCTTTTAAAACTGTTCTTGCTTTCCGACGAAGTGATAGCCATTCGTCTGATCTGgtttctgaaattaaattgaaaagtcTAACTTAAATAATTTGTCCAGCACTTCAATATCTAACATACAATTGTCATCTAAAGCAGTTGACAGTTTTGCATAAGGGTTTTCAATTGATGTCCAACGCGACAAAATATCTGCTGCTCGATTGTTTATTCCTTGAATATGTATCGCTTTGATTTGAATGTTATATTGCGCACAAATTAACCAAATGTTTCTTGCTATGCTAAGCATGATTTTATCACGACATCTACCTGTATTAAGTAGACTGACTGAAGATGAATTGTCACATTGCAACACAATACGtttattttgcagttttttacCCCACACTTTAAAACTGATCAGGACAGCCAAAAGTTCATAAACACTAATATGGTGGCCTGACCAAGATGTATGTATATCACTATGAAAGTACTCAGTGATGCcactattataaaaaataccacCTATTCCTGATAAAGACGCATCAGTTTGTATTAATTGGTCCGGTGTGGTCCAGATATGCTCTGGAATTGTGGTTTTTCCATTGAACCTtgtcatgaattttaaaaaccatttcaAGTCTTTTTTGGCTTCGCCATTCAAATTAATATGATGACCTTTGCGTGATACAGTTCTGAGTAGAGCAAGCAAGCGTGCAATGAATAACCTTGCAGATCTAATACAATCAGCTATGTAGGACAACTTTCCAATAATTGATTCAAGCTTTTTTCTTGTGATAGTTTTCTTAGTCAATAATTTCTCAATAACTCCTTTTATTTCACATAATTTGTCCATGGGAATAGAAATTGTCATATTTACAGTGTCAAATTGTTTTCCAAGAAATACCATATTTGTGTTGGGTGCACAACATTTTTGCTCTGCAACTTTAAAACCAAGATcatcaattaaatttttgagAATGTGAAAACCATTCCCCGCAAATTCTGTCGTTTCAGCTGAACCTATATCATCAATATAGTTAACACCATTGTAACCCATGtttctgtacatgtacattatagCATTTGTGGTCCTTTGTGCTGCCATAGCCCCTGTACGCAAACCGAAGGGAATTTTAGTGTCAAAGTATAACTGGTCATTCCAGACTAGTCCTAATAAATGATAATCATAGGGATCAACCGGTAACCAACGGTAACATCTCTTTATGTCCACTTTGTACAATAGACAGTTGGGACCCTTTTCGTTTATAAGCTGTACTAAGTGATCAGTGGCAGGGTAGTGTAATGTGAATGGGTCACCCATGTAAGTATGTTTTGGTATGCCATCATTGACTGAAGTACCTATGGGAAAGGACAAGTCCATGATAGTTCTTCTCTCTATTGTATCTTTTTTGGGAACAGAAGACAAAGGTGAGGTAGCTAAAGGAACTTGAAAAGGGTTGACCTTAAAAGGGCCAACTAAAGCATTATATGATAATTCTTTGTTTATGTATTCGTCTATGTGCTCACTAAAAAACAATGCTGACTTGTGATTTCTAACAATAGTCTCTGGAAATTCATGTTTGCTATAGCCAACAGGCCAACCAAATtctaaaaaatcaacaattttatAGTCATGATAACCATCTAACAATTTTCTCCATATAGgaatgttcattgttgaaggaacATGTATTTGTGATCCAATATAATTTGGAACCCctgatttaaaaacaatatcatgAAGAACAACAGGATTTTGACACACCTGATTAATATCATCATTAACATTATTATCTACCAGTGTAAAGtcatttacaatttttctaCATGTACGATCTACACAAGTACCAATAacagtacttttaaaaaatttatctACATTTGATCTGCTTTGAAATTTTGAAGGCATAATAAATGGTTTTGATTTTACATTGATTTCATTATGTGTGTAAGAATTGTCAGTTTGTGTTGATACATCAATAGTTATAGCTGAATTACCACATACTTTTCCTAGTCATCTGTGTGCAGGAAAGTCATGTTGCCAATTTTGGACATAGTCTGAACCTCGACCTCGACCTGCATTACCCTGGAACTGTTTTTGACTTTGACAGTCTTTAGCAGCATGATTCATTATAGTTTTTCGTTTAATCCAGCATGAACTACAGAAATGTTCCTCCAATAAACCCAGAGTATTTTTGTGTAATTCTTTTTTGTTGCATGAACCTTTGTTGTAAGCTGAACAATAAAACCTAGGGTGAGACTGATGCAAGCGACGTGctttgcaaaattcaaaattgtcattCCATGAAGCACGACCAGTTTCTATTTCTCGTAGTACATCTTTGTGAAATGCAAGCACATCAGACCATATAAATTGTTCACTATAAAACATAAGCTGTGTCAGATGTTCAGCACGTTTGTCTCTATATTCTGCGGGTtcaatattatgtataatgtaattttctcCTCTGACAAGAGCAGGCATACTTAAGGACATGAATTCGATATCGTCACTCCCGGCAAACTCATGAGgccatgcgatatgaaaaattgcCTTATCACTAGATTTTCTAGATGAACCAGATTTTGAAAggtttttattctttttgaGTTTGAATTTAGGATAGTTAAGTGTTTTGAATGTTTGTGTGAAATGAATCTCACCTTCTGATTCTGTATCACTATCGGAATCATCAGATATGAATAATTTGCTCACTAATcctttctgtttttctgttattttctgTTTCAAGTCTTCGTCTTTTCTCAAggattttaaatcaattttgttaGTTTGGTCCTGTTTTTGTTTCACGTTAAAGTCCGTTTGCTTAAGTTTCTTTTTCAGAGTTTTGTTCTTTTCGACAAGTTCACGCAATTTAATTTCTTCTAAAAGTTTTTCATTCTCTTGCTCTAGAGCTGACAAAGTCTCGTCAAGGCTTTGTTTCGGGGTTTTGGGTACATTACCCGCCATGGTTTCCAGCGCGCCATTTTCACTTTTATCGGGGGTGGAAGAAAGATTTTCTACAGACATAGCATTAGCACCCTGTCCCTGATTACGTGTATCAAAAGAAAAGTCATAAGATATGTTCTTTGGACATCTGATCCCCGTTGGTCCTCTATGATCAACAACTTTGGTCCCACAAAAGCTACAAATCCTTTGGGACATAAAAACGTGGTTTCAAATTGGATCGATAATTGATGTGCTAAACATATCTCTTTTAGGAAAGAGCTATATTGGTGAATCTAAAACATGGAGTACGCCCcgacaaattaaacaaaatgactaGCCATTTTTAACCAATTCACTTTTTTTCGTTCGAAAATTAGAGTGTACTATATTGTACTTATTTGTTGTACTGtggttttatatttgtttatgccCGATTTTTTCACCAGTACCGTATACTATCTTGTCAATCCATTGTTCTGGAAGATCATATAGtcattacatatataaaaaaagaagatgtggtatgattgccaatgagacaactatccacaaaagaccaaaatgaaacaaacatcaaaccatataggtcaccgtacggccttcaacaatgagcaaagcccataccgcatagtcagctataaaaggcccgataagacaatgtaaaacagttcaaacaagaGAACTAACGGCCTTCCCAGATAGCAATACTTTGTTTGGCCAACATTGGTGATTAGTTGGCACAGTTGGTAAACAGTTGGCGTTGGAAGGACAACAAGAGACCAGCGTTGGTCCAACAACATTGAGCCAACAGTTATTTTGACACTGTTGGCCCCTCGTTGGCCCAACAACTTAGCAGTTGGTGCGCACCAACTGTCATTTTTGTATGGTTGGCCAAATGTTGGCCCAACATTTTCTTACCAACTGTTATTTAAGTAGTTGGTCCAATGATATTTGACTTATGTCGTCCATTGGTTCAGTGTAAGATCTTCTGACTGAACCcactgaaccaattttaaacaaactcTATTTGAATGCTCATTCTTAGGATATATTGCatgacaatattgaaatataagccAACATTGTGCCAACAATATGCCAACGTATTAAGTACTTATCTCCCCATTTTAtaccacagatttttttaattttttttaaatattattccaAAGTGCAAACAAAAAGATGTGCTCTTCGTTctctttatcatatattttcaaatctgtGTAGTCATCTAAATGTATTTATCttaatgtttgaatatttttttgcgcaaataaaaaatatttaaaaccagcccaaacaaataaattaaatttgaatatagtTTCATTGGAAAAATAACCTATATATTCTTCTGATGAATTGACACGAGTGGATTTCTCACTTTTCAAATGATAGGCGGTTGTATATTCTATATCAATATACAATACAGTATAGACCATAAAATACTGATTACTAAAATTATAATAAGGGAAGCTTATAAAACGTTGGCAAACTGTAGTACAACCAACAATGGCCCAACATAATTCCAAAACTAGACTACGTTGGTAGACTGTTGGCAAACAGTTAACATTGTTGGCAGATTGTTGGCAAATAGTTAACTTTGTTGGCATACTGATGTTGGCCCAACAAAGACCCAACATGTTGGGCCAACGAAGGGCCGATGAGCAAAATGACGGTGGCCCAACATAGTTTTCCAACGTTGGCCCAACAATGTTGCCAACAAAATGCCAACGTGGGCCCAACACATGTTTGCTATCTGggttatttatgtaaaaaaatgaacgaaaaacaaatatgtaacacataaacaaacgacaaccactgaattacaggcttctgacttgacttgacatacataaataatgtggcggggtgaaacatgttagcgggatttcaaccctccccctaacctagatcaccagtatatattttttgagacagattttttttataatttgccaaaatgaagatttaactatgctcttttcaaaaatttaataaaagtatgggtcaccgtgctatttttcaagcaatGAGACgttgaaaattgcaaaaatttggttagtttgttcatgaaaaaaccgATTAGTGTGCatgaaaaaaattctatgagatagaattttgaaataaattgtgagaagaaaggtttcataatatgtttaagacaataaaaagaaaacatggtgtcatCGAACTTGTTTTCCtgttacaagtaaaaataaaaaaattcccaattagcccagtataaattttgtattgaaagagttatctccccttaaatggcttatttgaaaaaaatagtttaaaaccaaaaaaaatgatatttgttaaaatattttgtatagtaCGATTAATAAACAGGTTTTCTTCAAATAGAAGAAACAGTTTATCTATTGAATTGCAACTCCGTCtctaaatttgcagatttaggcaaataactagaccgattttgtactgtgattgtacaattcaagatggcggtataccattaATCTAcgacataagaacgaactataaaaatcagttgaaaaagccttaactcatcagatagacaaaaaatatgtatttaatctGTCCACATTCCAACATATCTTAGATATTCACCTTACATAAGCGTTTGTTTATAAACTAAGTTATGTCTTATTTTAAAGTTCCACCAGAGACAATACTGTTCTGCTTTTGTATAATGGTAAAGAGTGCTTAGATAGGGATCACTCACTTGCTCTTGATTGGTAATATAACTTAATCTGTATCTTATGccattattctctttttttttttcccccaaagttattctttattctttttattacagcatagtttattctttattctggacattttatgtttataaatctTCAACGTTTTCAgttcttaaaatgtatacatatttgGCTTTCTGATAGTTGGCTTTAAGTGTTCaagatgaaggtaaatccagaaaagctcATTGAACACATGAAACCAATAACGagttgttttcaatattgtttttgccCAATAATCTGTGTTCTGTAAACCCCTTCCAGACCTTCGTTTATTACTGGAAAAGACTTATCGGCGGATGTCACTATAGCTAGTGGAGAAAGAACTGCTTACCTGTCCGGAGCACCTGTTTCAAACTCTTGCTCTTGATTGGTAATATAACTTAATCTGTATTTTAAAGTGTAGATTTTTGCGGATTGCAGTATGTCTCTGCACcgtttttcattaatttgatcATAGATCTTTTTAATTCCGCTTATGGCCTCCTTTATGATGCTtcagttttttggtttttttttttcaattctcaCGCGACCATACCATACCATTCAATCCTATATATTTGCATGAATGAAACTCTAACTATCTTAAATTGTTAATTCTACAATAATGTAGTTATCGTTTATTATAAATGGCCTTGATCCCCTCCTATACTTTTATaatcattcaatttaaaaatattttatattcaaaaataacattcaaataCTACACTGAAAAGTGTATTTGACATTTAGGAAGGGCAAAGTTATTTCT
The nucleotide sequence above comes from Mytilus trossulus isolate FHL-02 chromosome 5, PNRI_Mtr1.1.1.hap1, whole genome shotgun sequence. Encoded proteins:
- the LOC134718544 gene encoding uncharacterized protein LOC134718544, with amino-acid sequence MSVENLSSTPDKSENGALETMAGNVPKTPKQSLDETLSALEQENEKLLEEIKLRELVEKNKTLKKKLKQTDFNVKQKQDQTNKIDLKSLRKDEDLKQKITEKQKGLVSKLFISDDSDSDTESEGEIHFTQTFKTLNYPKFKLKKNKNLSKSGSSRKSSDKAIFHIAWPHEFAGSDDIEFMSLSMPALVRGENYIIHNIEPAEYRDKRAEHLTQLMFYSEQFIWSDVLAFHKDVLREIETGRASWNDNFEFCKARRLHQSHPRFYCSAYNKGSCNKKELHKNTLGLLEEHFCSSCWIKRKTIMNHAAKDCQSQKQFQGNAGRGRGSDYVQNWQHDFPAHR